From one Pecten maximus chromosome 8, xPecMax1.1, whole genome shotgun sequence genomic stretch:
- the LOC117332766 gene encoding L-serine dehydratase/L-threonine deaminase-like, whose product MADSGDGDLDLVIRTPCINSIPMSKGRYSVYLKLENLQIPGSFKQRGISHFCKKAVKNGATRFVCASGGNAGLAVAYTAHCLKVPATIILPTTTPEFVANRIRDMGAIVEVHGDVWDESNEYAQTLTKDSGCVHVHPSDHPDVWEGHSPMILETKEQMPCQPDVVVTSVGGGGLLTGVVQGMWKAGWNDVPVVAMETEGAESYKKAVEAGKLVTLPAITSVAKCLGTLTVCAASLEKSTQHKIYPALVTDEQAVDACIKFADDHRMLVQPACGASLAAVYSEVIPRLQKEGKLGVVNSVLVIVCGGSAVTIDRLQQKFGLQVV is encoded by the exons ATGGCTGACTCAGGAGATGGCGATCTAGACCTTGTCATTAGGACACCTTGTATAAACAGTATCCCGATGTCCAAGGGACGCTACTCTGTTTACCTCAAACTGGAGAACCTTCAGATACCAGGCTCTTTTAAACAAAGAGGAATCAGTCACTTCTGTAAAAAG GCAGTAAAGAATGGGGCCACCAGGTTCGTTTGTGCCTCTGGTGGAAATGCAGGACTGGCTGTTGCCTACACCGCTCACTGTCTGAAAGTGCCAGCAACAATTATCCTTCCTACCACAACGCCAGAGTTCGTCGCCAATAGAATCAGGGACATG GGAGCCATTGTTGAAGTACATGGAGATGTCTGGGATGAAAGTAACGAATATGCCCAGACACTGACAAAAGACTCAG gctgtgtacatgtacacccaAGTGATCACCCAGATGTTTG GGAAGGTCACAGCCCAATGATTTTAGAAACAAAGGAACAGATGCCTTGTCAGCCAGACGTGGTTGTGACATCAGTTGGGGGCGGGGGACTGCTGACAGGGGTAGTGCAGGGTATGTGGAAAGCGGGGTGGAATGATGTTCCTGTGGTCGCCATGGAAACCGAGGGGGCAGAGAGCTACAAAAAGGCAGTAGAAGCAGGGAAACTTGTGACCTTACCAGCCATTACCAG TGTTGCGAAATGTCTAGGAACATTGACTGTGTGTGCTGCATCCCTTGAAAAGTCCACTCAACATAAAATCTATCCTGCATTAGTAACAGATGAACAGGCTGTGGATGCCTGTATTAAATTCGCAG ATGACCACAGGATGTTAGTGCAGCCCGCTTGTGGTGCTAGTCTAGCAGCGGTATACAGTGAGGTAATTCCTCGTTTACAGAAGGAGGGAAAACTAGGCGTGGTGAACTCCGTCCTGGTCATCGTGTGTGGAGGAAGTGCAGTTACTATCGACAGACTCCAACAAAAATTTGGACTACAAGTTGTTTGA